The following coding sequences are from one Granulicella arctica window:
- a CDS encoding ribonucleoside-diphosphate reductase subunit alpha, with the protein MPSSQAILRLRSKRKDLPVATLQTTLNQLDPNFPQTEAPPQMQVRKRSGEYEPVDVNKIVRAVERCCHGLAHVDAIRVASKTIGGLFDGASTRELDSISIQTAASLIAEEPEYSRLAARLLLATIAKEVAGQNIYSFSQSIDVGHREGVVSKDAADFVAANARKLNSAIDDRFSDRFEYFGLRTVYDRYLLKHPITRQVMETPQYFFMRVSAGLSVRVNEAVDFYNLLASHDYLPSSPTLFNSGTKHSQMSSCYLLDSPLDSLDSIYDAYKQIALLSKFSGGIGLAFHRVRSEGSLIRATNGLSNGIVPWLRTLDASVAAVNQGGKRKGACCVYLEPWHADIDSFLEMRDNTGDAARRTYNLNLANWIPDLFMRRSDEDGIWSLFDPKDVPHLTDLYGEAFEKAYVEAEEKKLFSRQVKARDLYARMMRTLAETGNGWMVFKDACNIKCNQTGLPENVVHLSNLCTEITEVTSNAETAVCNLGSVNLSRHLTDGVFDFEKLAATVRHAVPMLDRVIDINFYPVPQAASSNSRWRPVGLGLMGLQDVFFQLRIPFDSDEARALSARIQEEIYFHALSASADLAEKHGPHTAFKDTRAAQGEFQFDLWGITPKDTARWEKLRERMKTTGLRNSLLIAIAPTATIASIVGCYECIEPQISNMFKRETLSGEFMQINKYLVNELKALGIWSEAMRNRIKLAEGSIQKISEISDEVKAIYRTVWEVPMKGLIDMAADRGAFIDQSQSLNLFAESPNIGRLSSMYMYAWKRGIKTTYYLRSRPATRIAKTTVAVGNREQAQPTASAAVSCSLDNPESCEACQ; encoded by the coding sequence GTGCCTTCGTCTCAAGCGATCCTCCGTCTCCGCTCGAAGCGAAAGGACCTCCCCGTGGCGACACTACAGACGACCCTCAATCAGCTCGATCCCAACTTTCCCCAGACCGAAGCGCCGCCCCAGATGCAGGTCCGCAAGCGCAGCGGAGAGTACGAGCCCGTCGACGTCAACAAGATCGTCCGCGCCGTCGAACGCTGCTGCCATGGCCTGGCCCACGTTGATGCCATCCGCGTCGCCAGCAAGACCATCGGAGGCCTCTTCGATGGAGCCAGCACACGCGAGCTCGACTCTATCTCCATCCAGACCGCCGCGTCGCTCATCGCCGAAGAGCCCGAGTACTCGCGCCTCGCCGCACGCCTTCTGCTCGCGACCATTGCGAAGGAAGTCGCCGGCCAGAACATCTACTCGTTCTCGCAGTCCATCGACGTTGGCCACCGCGAGGGCGTCGTCTCGAAGGATGCTGCGGATTTCGTCGCGGCCAACGCGCGCAAGCTCAACAGCGCCATCGACGACCGCTTCTCCGACCGCTTCGAGTACTTCGGCCTGCGCACCGTCTACGACCGCTATCTGCTGAAGCACCCCATCACACGGCAGGTGATGGAGACTCCGCAGTACTTCTTCATGCGAGTCTCGGCCGGTTTATCCGTTCGCGTCAATGAGGCCGTCGACTTCTACAATCTTCTCGCCTCACACGACTACCTGCCCAGCTCGCCGACGCTCTTCAACAGCGGCACCAAGCATTCGCAGATGTCCTCCTGCTATCTGCTCGATTCGCCGCTCGACTCGCTCGATTCGATCTACGACGCGTACAAGCAGATCGCGCTCCTCTCGAAGTTCTCGGGTGGCATCGGCCTTGCCTTCCACCGCGTACGCTCGGAGGGCTCGCTCATCCGTGCCACCAATGGCCTCTCGAACGGCATCGTCCCCTGGCTCCGCACGCTCGATGCCTCCGTCGCCGCCGTCAACCAGGGCGGCAAGCGCAAGGGTGCCTGCTGTGTCTATCTTGAGCCCTGGCACGCCGACATCGACAGCTTCCTCGAGATGCGTGACAACACCGGAGACGCCGCTCGCCGTACCTACAACCTCAACCTCGCCAACTGGATTCCCGACCTCTTCATGCGCCGCTCGGACGAGGACGGCATCTGGTCGCTCTTCGACCCGAAGGATGTCCCTCATCTCACCGACCTCTACGGCGAGGCATTCGAGAAGGCATACGTCGAGGCCGAAGAGAAGAAGCTCTTCAGCCGCCAGGTCAAGGCGCGCGATCTCTACGCTCGCATGATGCGCACACTCGCCGAGACCGGCAACGGCTGGATGGTCTTCAAGGACGCCTGCAACATCAAGTGCAACCAGACCGGCCTGCCGGAGAACGTCGTCCACCTCTCGAACCTCTGCACCGAGATCACCGAGGTCACCTCAAACGCCGAAACCGCTGTCTGTAACCTCGGCTCGGTCAACCTCTCCCGCCATCTCACCGACGGTGTATTCGACTTCGAGAAGCTCGCTGCGACCGTGCGTCACGCCGTACCCATGCTTGACCGCGTCATCGACATCAACTTCTACCCAGTCCCTCAGGCCGCCAGCTCGAACAGCCGCTGGCGCCCCGTTGGTCTTGGCCTCATGGGATTGCAGGACGTCTTCTTCCAGCTCCGCATCCCCTTCGACTCCGATGAAGCCCGCGCCCTCTCCGCCAGGATTCAGGAGGAGATCTACTTCCACGCCCTCTCTGCCTCAGCCGACCTCGCTGAGAAGCACGGCCCACATACAGCCTTCAAGGACACCAGAGCCGCGCAGGGCGAGTTCCAGTTCGATCTCTGGGGCATCACCCCGAAGGACACCGCTCGCTGGGAGAAGCTGCGCGAGCGCATGAAGACCACCGGCCTGCGCAACTCGCTGCTGATCGCCATCGCGCCTACCGCGACCATCGCCTCCATCGTCGGCTGCTACGAGTGCATTGAGCCGCAGATCTCCAACATGTTCAAACGCGAGACCCTCTCGGGCGAGTTCATGCAGATCAACAAGTACCTCGTCAACGAGCTCAAGGCCCTCGGCATCTGGTCTGAGGCCATGCGGAACCGCATCAAGCTCGCGGAAGGCTCGATCCAAAAAATCAGTGAGATCTCCGACGAAGTCAAAGCAATCTACCGCACCGTCTGGGAGGTCCCGATGAAGGGCCTCATCGATATGGCCGCCGACCGCGGAGCCTTCATCGACCAGAGCCAGTCCCTCAACCTCTTCGCCGAGTCGCCCAACATCGGACGCCTCAGCTCCATGTACATGTACGCATGGAAGCGCGGCATCAAGACGACCTACTATCTGCGCTCACGCCCAGCGACGAGGATCGCCAAGACCACCGTCGCCGTCGGAAACCGCGAGCAGGCGCAGCCCACCGCGAGCGCCGCCGTAAGCTGCTCCCTCGACAACCCGGAATCCTGCGAAGCCTGCCAGTAA